Below is a window of Tistrella bauzanensis DNA.
ACAGTCCCATCACGGTACCGGTGATCCCGCCGGTACTGCTCGACGCCGACCAGGTGCTCGATCTGGTCCGCGCCTCGCTGGACGACGACAAGGCCGAGGACGTCGTGGTCATCGACCTTGCCGGCAAGACCGATTTCGCCGACTACATGGTGGTCGCAAGTGGCCGGTCGAGCCGTCATGTCGCCTCGCTCGCTGAAAAGCTGGAAATGCGCATCAAGGCCACCGGCGACCAGTTGC
It encodes the following:
- the rsfS gene encoding ribosome silencing factor, with the protein product MQTDSPITVPVIPPVLLDADQVLDLVRASLDDDKAEDVVVIDLAGKTDFADYMVVASGRSSRHVASLAEKLEMRIKATGDQLPLTEGLPLADWVLVDAGPVVVHLFRPEVRAFYNLEKMWGANLPGDGSQRVAE